In one window of Allorhodopirellula heiligendammensis DNA:
- a CDS encoding ABC transporter substrate-binding protein has product MMMLGSVGTHLQAEIINYAEVGRPEDPGLELLQEDPHDLIFFKKEAGGGWVKARLLDLPGREMPANPKGQLKFRINGIETKDFVAKWDEIELIDFWEKRLERETADRIKSGDFTGAYPFLSVLIRDYPNRPNLRTLRSEYLLRDALSRFKKGEIGPALAMLEELHRYAPEYKSDSVISGIGLTTDRLMQRLMEEQKLELAQQLLARLEKDYRGQNLASIKKWNQTFLEMAQERQDAAIAALEAEDFRTARRLSRESIHLKPSIPNGQELVRKIDQIYPLVNVGVLQTAKNPDPTRLDNWAARRAGRLLYRVLFEMQGAGPEGGEYEFLFGETEQSADRQEFKMLLQPEKLESPLDRINGFLVADRLAERVDPGSPVYFSPWAAAIKAIGLDGPKEIDCLLRRPNVLPSALIQMTVDGSWFGGEPGSPTGDYRRDVVEGDVVRYTLVGKQRTATQPREIVEIRTESAADGVAKLLKGEVDVLDQLFPADAVRLESNRKFRVAKYPLPSVHMLVPCSDHAYLAERAFRRALVYGTNREDILSGELLEGLEVPGCRVLSGPFPAGLEQNDPLGYAYDQSIAPRRYEPRLAKLLITMNANTLESQAKRKKEAVPELKPIRLAHPPENLSRSACEAIKSQWELLDLEIELVELPVGMAFPEPGTADLAYVAAAVWEPIIDARRVLGPNGMAGSTDQLVGLGLRRLEESRNWKDARDRLLDLHYIVHHELPIIPLWQLVDSYAYNRNLLGVGSDVVSLYQNAEKWRLSQ; this is encoded by the coding sequence ATGATGATGCTTGGATCGGTGGGCACGCACCTGCAGGCGGAAATCATCAATTACGCTGAGGTCGGCCGCCCCGAAGATCCCGGCTTGGAGCTTCTTCAAGAAGATCCTCACGACCTGATCTTTTTCAAAAAAGAAGCCGGTGGTGGCTGGGTGAAGGCGAGGCTGCTGGACTTGCCAGGGCGAGAGATGCCGGCTAACCCCAAAGGCCAGCTCAAATTTCGCATCAATGGTATTGAAACCAAAGACTTCGTTGCCAAGTGGGACGAAATTGAACTGATCGACTTTTGGGAAAAGCGTCTCGAACGGGAAACCGCCGATCGTATCAAATCGGGCGACTTCACCGGTGCGTATCCATTCCTGTCTGTGCTGATTCGCGATTACCCCAATCGTCCAAATTTGCGAACGCTCCGTTCAGAGTACCTGCTCCGTGACGCGCTCAGCCGTTTTAAGAAGGGGGAGATTGGCCCCGCGCTGGCCATGCTCGAAGAACTCCACCGCTATGCACCGGAGTACAAAAGTGACTCGGTGATCTCTGGCATTGGTTTGACGACCGATCGCCTGATGCAGCGGTTGATGGAGGAGCAGAAGCTCGAACTGGCACAGCAACTCTTGGCCCGATTAGAAAAAGACTACCGTGGTCAGAATTTGGCATCGATTAAGAAGTGGAATCAAACCTTCCTGGAGATGGCCCAGGAGCGTCAGGATGCGGCGATCGCTGCGTTAGAAGCAGAAGATTTTCGCACTGCTCGCCGGCTTTCGCGGGAGAGTATCCACCTCAAACCGTCGATTCCCAACGGCCAGGAACTCGTTCGCAAGATTGACCAAATCTATCCACTGGTGAATGTCGGTGTGCTGCAAACCGCCAAGAATCCAGATCCGACACGTTTGGACAACTGGGCCGCTCGCCGCGCCGGACGGTTGCTCTACCGAGTTTTGTTTGAGATGCAGGGTGCTGGGCCGGAAGGTGGTGAGTATGAGTTTCTGTTTGGTGAGACGGAACAGAGCGCTGACCGCCAGGAATTCAAAATGTTGTTGCAGCCCGAAAAACTGGAGTCACCACTGGACCGTATTAATGGGTTTCTCGTTGCGGATCGCCTCGCCGAACGCGTCGACCCGGGTTCGCCCGTTTACTTCTCGCCTTGGGCGGCGGCGATCAAAGCCATCGGACTTGATGGTCCCAAGGAGATTGACTGTCTGTTGCGCCGGCCCAACGTACTGCCTTCTGCCCTGATTCAAATGACCGTCGATGGTAGTTGGTTCGGCGGTGAGCCGGGGTCGCCCACAGGCGACTACCGCCGCGACGTGGTCGAGGGCGACGTGGTTCGCTATACGCTCGTGGGCAAGCAGAGAACTGCGACCCAACCACGCGAGATTGTGGAAATACGCACTGAGAGTGCAGCGGATGGTGTGGCGAAACTGCTCAAGGGCGAGGTCGATGTGCTCGACCAACTGTTTCCAGCTGACGCCGTTCGTCTGGAGAGTAATCGGAAGTTTCGGGTAGCGAAGTATCCATTGCCCAGCGTTCATATGTTGGTCCCGTGCAGTGATCATGCCTACCTGGCTGAACGCGCGTTTCGACGGGCTCTCGTTTACGGTACGAACCGGGAAGACATTTTATCGGGCGAGTTGCTGGAAGGCCTGGAGGTGCCCGGTTGCCGAGTCTTGTCAGGCCCATTTCCCGCCGGGCTCGAGCAGAACGATCCGCTGGGCTATGCCTATGACCAGTCCATTGCCCCTCGCCGGTACGAGCCGAGGCTGGCGAAATTGCTGATCACGATGAATGCCAACACACTTGAAAGCCAGGCTAAACGCAAGAAAGAGGCTGTGCCGGAGTTGAAACCCATCCGCTTGGCCCATCCGCCTGAGAATCTGTCTCGCTCGGCCTGTGAGGCGATCAAAAGCCAGTGGGAGTTGTTGGACTTGGAAATTGAATTGGTCGAGTTGCCAGTCGGGATGGCATTCCCCGAGCCGGGGACGGCGGACCTCGCGTACGTTGCTGCCGCAGTCTGGGAACCGATTATCGATGCTCGGCGCGTACTCGGGCCTAACGGCATGGCTGGCAGCACCGATCAGTTGGTCGGCCTGGGGCTGCGACGGCTCGAGGAATCCAGAAACTGGAAAGAC